A region of the Haematobia irritans isolate KBUSLIRL chromosome 5, ASM5000362v1, whole genome shotgun sequence genome:
TTCTTTCGCCGAAATAATTGTGCTCAAAAtgagatctttacgctgttctgctggccagtccactccagattcgacgtgcAACAGCCTTATATCCACGATttcttccttatgttcagctttcgagcagtgtttgcactcgacattacaaggtcgacgtgacaaggcgtccgcgttgccgtgtttgccaccttttctatgttcgatgctgaaatcatagctttggagtctttctatccaacgtgccagctgagcttccggattcttgaattgaagcaaccatcgtagagctgaatgGTCAGTTCTTAGCAAGAAATTCTGTCCATACAAGTATTTGTGGTAATGCTTCACGCTTTCTATGACAGCAAGCAGCTCTCTTCTTGTTACGCAATAGTTCTTCTCGGGCTTGGATAACGTTCGgctaaaatatccgatgaccttttcTTTACCTTCAATCTGTTGAGATAGTACACCACCAATTCCGTACgcactagcatctgtatccaaaacaaatttttcgccaggAATTGGATACGCCAGAACAGGagttgaacataaaagttcttttagatgATGAAATGACTGTTCCTGTTCTtcactccactggaacttcgtaCCTTTTTGCGTTAATTTATGGAGGCTTGCGGCGATGCTAGCGAAGTTTGGTACGAAACGCCTGTAGTATGTGCATAAACCAAGGAAGCTGCGCAACTCGTGGAGATTCCGTGgacgtggccaatcttttactgcttgaattttgtcttcatcggtggatatgccctctgctgtaacatgatgacccaggtacttAACTTCTCGCTGGAAAAGCGAGCACTTCTTGGCGTTAAGTCGTAagccagcggctgacaattgctggataacgtctttcaagttcttaaggtgctcgtcaaatgttttgcccatcactatgatatCGTCGAGGTATATCAAGCAggacttccagtgcaacccctttaGCACCCTCTCCATCAATCGCTCGAACGTAGCCGGagcattgcagagcccgaatggcattacattgaattgccaaagaccgccattaacgccaaaagctgtcttttctttgtctttctcggcgatctctacttgccaatatccactctgcaaatcaagcgtggaaaaccatgtcgttccggctagtgtgtccaacgtgtcatcaatgcgtggaagcggataactgtcctttttggtaacatcattcaattttctgtagtccacgcaaaatcgggtacttccatctttctttttgaccagcacaactggcgagcaccaaggacttgatgatggttcaatcacaccactttccgccatttccttaacgagcttttgaacctcatctcgttttgctagagggacacttcgtggtgcctgttttatgggtctTCTTCTGTGGTATTTATTTCATGCTTCACCACAGATGTTCTCCCTTGATTTTTCTTCTCAATGGCAAAGGCGGAGGCatttttccataacaatttcttggctttatttttctcggacggtgatagatgacgtgtccaagtttCGACATAACCTTCCAGATGTTTCATCACTTCATTATGCTTCTTTGGAGATTTGCTTTCCAAGTTGACTATTGCTTCGGCAGgagtacatttgccaatgtccgaaaattttccaatttgctcTTGATGGTCAGATAAATTCAAAACTCGAACTGGTATAAGTCCCTCTTCAtttgttgttaccagggcatttgctatcaagatgttgttgtttttattttctgctggttcaacaacccacaatttgccgacttcacaatctccattcatagaaacccatataattgtttCGGCATTTGGTGGTATTGACTCTGGCTGGCTCATTGTCAAATATCTGACAGGCGTATTCTCACTGTAGCCCACGTTTACCGGTATTTCGATATCGCACcaggtcattacacgacgcttcaaatccaagttgagaccaaaagcaatcataaaatccgctccaattataacttcgtccactatatcggccacaatgaattcATAATTAACGGATTTGTTTGCAATGGTTAACTTTACAGGAACCTTTCCATATACAGTTGCGGGTtcacctgtagccgtgcgtagtttGACTCCAATTAGTGGAGTAACTTTTCCTCTTACTAAATCGGATCTAATAATAGATttcgatgcaccagtatccaacgtcaaagttcgCTTGTATCCATTAATACCACCCGCAatagtcaaattgttatttttctgttgaactattgctatagagattgtggggccatcacatgtgggagccagctcttgccccgctgaactagctcgatttagtttaaatgtgAATCACTGGACAGTGGGTTCACCCACATATGACTATTGTTTGGCGGTGAAGGCGATTTCGATCTTGATCGCTTACGACGTGCTTTACATTCACGAGTAACATGtccaggcttatcacagttatagcactttattctggatttagttgtctcctgcttcatttcttgcattgcctgcttaactGCTTCTTTCACTGAgtcaatcacggaatttgattcATCTTGCTCGGTCTCCACTCtgcgtaccttgtgaatttgaggtcgTGCCAAcaatctcgcagtttcttgtgcaagtgcaaatgttactgtttctgcaaatgtagccttttgtgacgcatatgtcgcGCATTTTATATCAGCGTCTCTAattccattcacaaaggtctcgatcttgatgcggtccacaagtggatgactttctcctggatatgtcaaaagcaccaaccgctcaacctctgttgcaaagtcttgtagagtctcatttgacttctggactcttcctcttaattccattctgaagatgtcttgcttatgttctccgccgtacttacgttgaagtgccgctattacgtcATTATAATTATCTCTagaggcagcgggaatgctttgtatcacatcagcggcgttgccctttaatgccaatagaagttcaattgctttgtcattgtcgttccataaatttctagaagcaaccatttcaaattggaatttgaaaacatcaaatgaagatgagccatcaaaaacaggagttttgatttttgggccctcgattacgcgcactggaccacctttcatttctagttctgacatttttttctcaaggtgtagaaatttttcatcgtgaaccacaaatttcttatccaattccacaatttgacttTCAATGTGGTCTACGCGTTTCTCCATACCTTCCGAAAGTTGTTGTAACttttcattaagaattctagaattttcgtcaaatttctccaccaaaagaagagaattttcttccatcatttttctagaattttcttgcatttttagagcgttttcttccagcaattttctagaattttcttccatttttagagaatttgcttccagttttctagaattctcttccatcattttgctcaaaacattgagcattgaggtgtaatccacaacactcgaagccatagatggagtttctacactgcttgtattgacgagtattgattcatcaatgtcttccttataatcaaactcatgcgtcgcaatgtccatattacgccgttcaaactcttccagtagacgcttttgaagctgggccttattgcctgttgtcggcagctccagtttgctcaattccttttttaagtcttccacacgaagctcattaaacttcattgtagattttttttccgttatttcacttccgacaccaattgttacgtttttatattgaggcgtgtttaataacccgataattaaaacacagtccttttcaaataacgacaatctacaatttattagtTTAACTGATggcttcacttatttgctctacgatgtgtactgtataaactttagcttacgactgacttgactgcaccctccgccaggggcttatataccgtgatttgacgatttcgaaaattctggatagtctggcctacaaccatctagaactatctggttacaatttatctaacaccacatattcaactggttatcttcattgcctacagccatctgGAATATTCTTTCGGCGTTATtttacaggtgatatggcacacatacttttaggcttatgctaataatctagtgcattctactagattaggtagatgtcgtgcaggcataaaacaaaaggcgttacttttacaatgaacgattggaaacacaaaagatgtttaagaaagtactagaaaataaagaaatgactctaacaagttatgacgtaattttatcgttacaatttgaactttaaattaacgtaaactaatttaaataaacttaaatctagaaatatcacattcgtaacaatatatttAACATGGCCGGACTCAATGGTGAGGGAACGCTTTTGAATTTGGATGTGATTATGAGTAAAGCTAATAATAACTGGTACAGTACATGGGAAGCGGAAGTAatctgtgtatttttttttttaaatttcatttttaaattaattacataACATAAACATGGACACACATACCaagagtaaaaaaataaataaatacatttgaattttgaattggaaattttcatttcttaacTTGCACTCGTAACAaaatttatagtaaaaattCTAGTCAACgttttactataaaatttaattttgtttaagtttATGGCTTTTACATATACTTATTTACAAGTAATAGCCCATTCACATCAGGCTCGAAATCCCTTTTttaaaggcaaatgacagttgaaatctagttaaagtgaattttggatatgtaatgtgaatgaggtataatagAGCAATTAAACAAGTGAcacaaaacaaaccaaaaaatacattttcaaaaacATTTCCAAAGCACTATAGAAACTGTATGGAATTatataaacaaacaattttttccctGACAACGATATCTTTGCTCTAAACATcaacttcaaaataaatatgtcaGTTTTAATAGATAGGCCACATCAACAAtaatctaatttaaattttaacttcaTTAAAGACAAATGGGCTCCAGACAATTGTATTTGTGTGATTTTGAAGTATTTGGAAAAGTTCAGGGAGTATTTTTTCGCAAACATACCCAAAGAAAAGCCAAAGAATTGGGTTTACATGGTTGGATTATGAACACACCAGAGGGCACAGTAAAAGGCCAAATGGAAGGAACCCAAAAGGaattgaatgaaatgaaaaactgGTTGTCTACAAAAGGAAGTCCCAAATCGAAGATAGAAAATGCCAACTTTGGAGATTTGAGACCAACGGATACCTATACAATGAagtcttttgaaataaataaatgattatTTGACACATTTTAATATAGTGGTGATGTAAATTTATTGGCGAAGAACTTGTCAAGGTTAAAAATGTAACAATAGGCTGATAAATCAGAAtcagaataaaaacaaattttggtcttTACGTCTGTTGGTCTTTATGACTGTTGAAACCTACAACAGATCTATAATTGTAGGCCTATAATTAAAACAGCAGCCGCCGGCAAAATGGGTCGGTTTGATTCTCTGGCAGAGATGAATAAGAAGTAAATTTGGTTGTAAGATTGTCAATCGGATTCACggtttccactcgagccaaaaatgatctaccaaactttggagaaaattttaccaaaaaataccaaacaaaaaatttttgtttttagcaaattttatttctatagaaaattttccaaaaatttaatttttatagaaaattttccaaaaattttctcaaaactttatttcaatagaaaattttctaaaaattctatttctatagaaaatttccaaaatgttatttttataaaatattttctcaaaattttatttctatagaaaattttctaaattttttatagaaaattttttaaaatttgtatttcttaagcacctcttaagaaaatttctaccaaaatattctaccaatctatcaaacaataaaaaatataaaatttttggtagaattccgaaaattgtgacaaccttGTTCGGATTCCTTTAAGTTAGTTTTTTTGTATCGCCTCCGCTGGTAGCACAAATTTAGTGTTAGCTGCCGCCAACAAAAAATGtgccggcttcattctctgtctacgtacaaaactaattttttctCCCAAACCTAGGCAAggacaaataaaaaacaagtaagtaaagtagaaagtcgggtggggccgactatatcataccctaaaccacccttactgaattatttAGTaaccataagcatttgtggggtaacattgatataggtctggaagataaaccgcagttgcatagttgagaaaattaaggggtacatgtccctACAATactctaaatattagaaaaaacctacatatagggaatttcccctacttctagcaacactggctgtagttgatattgcacctacggagttagtatgccactaatattgagcccactattaaaaaagagaaaatcgctcaattattgtgggtaataaatccaaatttgtaaaaatcgagcaatattcttatgtaatagctacaagtacgtataaatacgataggctaaaggatgatacggtcaaaatttggtcaatataaacttgacgtatatctttcaattttgcattaaaaaaacctgaacacacctcattttgaaggtgtgtgtgtgtgtagaatgttgctcctattttgattttggaattcactcttcagttgtcaaaatgccgtccaagcaagaagagcagcgtatcaaaattttgctcgcgcatcgcgaaaatccgagctactcgcacgcaaatctggcaaaatcgctaaaagttgccaaatcaaccgttaccaatgtaattaaagtgtttggggaacgtttgtcgacagccaggaagtctggatcggggggaaatcgaaaaccggaagccgctgagacgacaaagagagctgccggtagtttcaagcgaaaccataacctctctctccgagatgccgcaaataagctgggtgtatcgtctataaccgtgcatcgagccaaaaaacgagtcggactatcgacttacaagaaggtagtgactccaaatcgcgatgataaacaaaatacgacggccacagcgcgatcccggaggctgtacacgacgatgctgacgaagtttgactgcgtggtaatggactacgaaacctacgtcaaagccgactacaagcagcttccgggacaggagttgtatacggcaaaaggaagggaaaaggtagcagatattttcaagcacataaaactgtcaaagttcgcaaagaaatatctggtttggcaagccatctgtacctgtggcttgaaaagcagcattttcatagcttccgggactgacaaccaagaaatttacgtgaaagagtgtttgaataaacgtctgctgcctttcctgaagaaacacggttgttccgtactgttttggccggatttggcatcttgccattacggtaaaaaggccatggagtggtacgccgccaacaacgtgcaggtggttcccaaggacgagaaccctcccaatacgccagagctccgcccaattgagaaatactggtctattgtcaagcggaacctaaagaagaccaaaaaaactgctaagaacgagcagcagttcaagacaaactggctttctgcggcgaagaagttgaacaaggtggctgtacaaaatctgatggcaggtgtcaagcgtgaggcccggcaattcggatttggaaaagcgaaagcccaactgaatatttttcctgaattttatactaattgaacttggaaaataaatttaatttgattttttaaataaacgatttcaccgatttacacgcatttcccttgaccaaattttgaccgtatcaccctttagttaattaaaatttgaaatttgagtaacattggttaataaataagagtattatggccaaatttgggaaaatcgagcgatgcatatatatggaagctaccacaaaggttaccttgtgcaaaatttgagtaagatcagttaagaaatgaggcctctatggtcaaacataaggttattaggggctaaTTTTTAAAagacgggcgatacatatatgggagctatatctacatctgaaccgatttcgatgaaattttgcacataccgttagtactatagaggactagatctagccaactttgagtaagatcggataataaataagggttatatgggcaaatttgggaaaatcgggctatacatatacatgggagctatatctcaatctaacccgatttccatgaaattttgcacatacagttagtgctatagaggattacatttggccaactttgagtactatcggttcataaataagggttttatagccaaatttagaaaaatcgggcggtacatagtactatagaggactggatctagccaactttgagtaagatcggataataaataagggttctatgggcaactttgggaaaatcgggctatacatatatatgggagctatatctcaatctaacccgatttcgatgaattctTGCacgtacagttagtgctatagtggattacatttggccaactttgagtactatcggttcataaataagggttttatagccaaatttagaaaaatcgggcggtacatatatatgggagctatagctaaatctgaactgatttcgatgattttttgcacatatagttagtgctatagaggattacatttagccaactttgagtaagatcggttgataaataagggttttatggccaaatttagaaaagtcgggcgatatatacatatgggagctatatctaaatctgaaccgatttcgatgaaattttgcagacttaaagggtgatgcagaacattattttgtgccaaatttgacgacgatcggttagtaaaaaagagtcgatcggtatatattttatggggtctaaaatcaatatttctggtaggcaaattttttggcagatcaaacttattataccctgaccactatgtcggttagggtataataacgatgttttaattaaagaaaattccataaTATTTCCTCTTATGTCAAACcccattttcaattaaattctcttgcactgaaaaaaaaacatgtccggttccaaagattttgtctgtactttaaaaatttcggtattgattccgagccaaagaagcggagaatacaagtaaggatacttttaagacaaaattctattttaaatttgggttttgtgtacttgcttgcaCATTTTAACTTTTCGTTTTTACagtcttttttcttcatatgctatcaaagtcctttaaaaacgagttaacgacaaatttattttccaaattaagactcgacttccagtagaaattatgctatattccaagtaaaaaaacgtctttaaaataaagtgttgaaaaacatgtcctatatttgaacgattttttgctttgtagtcaagatgcaaaaagacaacaaattaaaggacaatttcattaaatttaaagcatttttctgaattaataaagtcaagttgaccttagcccaaacattttttctttcatgttatgatacccatttgtaagtgaaatcactttctgggtagttaaagtaaagaacatcattgggagtgcatcttctggaagtgctgttaaagttgtgcctttggaagaacttccaaattttttggttgGGTGCACTAAGACCTGCTGCAAAAATTAAGCGTTTGTATATGATTTCAAAACTCTTTCTATTTCTTCGGAATCAGTTTtgtattatattaataaaaagatttttgttctttttaataACAATTGAATGCAAAAATGCACTCGAATAGATCCCCTTCCATAAACATTTTTACTCGGAAGTAAGAAAAGGTGCTTATGGCCGCATTAGCAGGCTTGAACCGACGGTGAGAGGGTGTTAAGCGGAAATGCGTTAATTGCCATTAAGTAACTAATTTACTGAATTATGTTCAAAAATGGCCTAATGCCCTGTGCCTAATTGGCATTTTAATACTTGATACTGAATTCAATTCATCATCGTCAACAAAGAACATCCAACATTACCATGCCTCACATCTACATCACAATCATCACTTTTGACGCTAAGAGAAAACGTAAACATGACAAGATGAGAGAATTTGATGTGGTTCTAGTCAAATGGACGCAAGGCTCAATGTTCAGCTTGATTATATCCTTGAATGTAGAAAACCACAATCTTAAGATGTTTTTGCTGCTTTAGCCACAATGCAATTTCTTTGGGGTGTTAACGCAAGtcgggtgtgtgtgtgtttaattggaaatgaaaactaaaatcacctgcattaacaaaaaaaaattcaccaaaatcaTTATTACCCGTATTGTCCTGCAGCCTAAAGAAGAAAAATCGCCCGCGCCAAATTGTTCCTTGGTAAATGTGAAAGTGCATGGAAGGTTTGTTGTTCTCCAGGACAAGTGtcaatcaattttgtttttgtataacaaaatttctctTGTGTTGAGAGTTGTAGCAACACGATATGGGATGGCCAAAACACCGGTCCTTTTACAAACCGCCCATAGTTGTTTCTAACTCGTGGCAATTATTTTTGATGTACACTCCTTATACCGCAATTGCCAGAAGGTGAAAGAATGCGCCAAGAAATTTCTTTTTGGCAATCTTCGAGTCAGTGTGTAAAGTCCTTCTGAGTGACAGTGTCCTTTGGTAAACACCGATTTGCTCAATGAGTGTTTGGGTTTAATGCACCTTGTGTCTCGTGTCTGTTTTGTGTGTAAGGACTACCTGTAAGCATTGAATCCTTCATTCCCTGAGTCACTCACTCACTCGATTTGTCCCGTTGTCATAATGGAATTATAATTATAGGTGTTGCTCTTATTGCTGTGGAGGGCCCATCATCAGTGATGACAACAACCTCGAGAGCATTTTGGAGGGGGAAACACACATCAATGTCGACATTTCATCGGTAAGATCATCAAGAGTGGCTAATTTTATGCAACTGTGCACAAATTGCCGTCGGTCTGACAGACATTAAATTGTCAAACGGTTAGTAAACCCCCTTGTATCTCTTGAACTCATAAATTGGCACGCGCTTCTGCGGGTCTTTTATGGATGTTTCTCCTGTCCCACATATCCTTGGCCCCATTTAATTTGTTCTCTTGGCATGACCTGAAGCATTCATGTTCTACATGGTTTATTTCTTGTCGCATTAATGCTATCAGGACATAAAGAAATTAGCAATGAATTTAGAGAATATTAAAGTCACAAAATGACTTGTTTAAATGTAACAATGAAGTGGTGGAGAAAAACTATGAGATAAGCAACTATTTGACAAATGTTGCAAACACTATTAAGGGCatgaaacaaaagacttaagcaacaaacTTGATAATGGGAGGCAAAAACATGCGATCATTAATAGATGATCTACAAATTGAAGGTTGTAGCATATTCAGTCTAGTGTGATACCACAGATGTAGATCTTCTCCCTTTGCactatttagctcaatgacaaaggacttcAAGACACTTCCCAAGTAGAAGCAATGAAACGTTCAGAATTGTGACAagtaatactgaaaaaaaatgtgaaaaagtgGGAATGATGGTAGACCTTTCGCCACGGTTGATCCATTGCTCGTAGACTGACACGATGTAGAAGCTCCTTTGGATTACTCGTAACACACACAAATCTAAAACTGTCTTACGCTTGCTCCTGCTTTCCGGATTGGAGCAGCATTCTTATATCCAAAATTATGTGCAGGATATTGAATGACTACAATGTGATCTGTTGAGATGACTTCCTCTGAGCTATCTAGCACATCTTCAGTATGAtaccatcaatttttttttactttatattCAAAGGTAGCCATTTTTGGGACCCTAGGACGTGGATCGctattttttaatgtttctaGAATCCACGGACACAGTACGagaattgtcttttatatttcgggattgggaAACGCTAGTGTTGCAATCTACCAACTGATGGCTCTATCTTAAAGcttgaaattttttgaggttatacgttcTCAGAACGCTTTGACATATGAAatctatttgtgttgtttacaacAACTTAAAGATCCATCTCgctcaaaaaatggaattaaattttcacaatgaactgaatagtctaagtgagcctgaaaataaatcaggctgccactttagcctaacctaaccactttaaatcgtgaacattttcgtgcgattatttCTTACAACTTTCGACGGGGATTCAGTCAACCAtagtgcatcgatgaacttaatgaaatttttggcaatgaaGCTCCGTCAAGGACCAGTGATTATCGATGTTATGGTGAATTCGACCTAGGTCGTAGTTCACTTCAAGATGAATTTCGCAAAGGTCATCCAAAATAAGTATGTAGTTGTTCCGGAAACTATTGATGGTGTGTGCCAACTAATATTGCAAAATCGGTATGTAACCTATCATGAGATTGAGACAGCCCTAGACACTAGTGGGACAgtcatacattcaatattgcatgaacatttaACCGTAAAAAATTGGTTCGCCTTGGATctcacacaatttgtcaatcgctccATAGCTCCAAAAATACGATTGCGGTGCTTCAAAATACGTCTTTGACATCTTAGCAGATGAGGAATCGTGGATTTTCGCGTATGATcccgaaagtaaacagcagtcgacTATATGGCTGAttcaagatgagccaaatccaacaaaagttgcttgcACACGAAGCAATTCCAagcaaatttttttcggaaACACTGAACATGTTGTAATCG
Encoded here:
- the LOC142239330 gene encoding acylphosphatase-2-like, with amino-acid sequence MGSRQLYLCDFEVFGKVQGVFFRKHTQRKAKELGLHGWIMNTPEGTVKGQMEGTQKELNEMKNWLSTKGSPKSKIENANFGDLRPTDTYTMKSFEINK